The genomic window ACGTCAGATCACCCACGCCCTGGTCGACGTGGACTTCGACGGGTTCGCCCGTTCGCGTCGCGTCGCCGACCTGCACATGGCCGCCTTCTCCGAGTACGAGGGTGGCCTGCCGGTGGCGGTCGCCTACCCCACCGACGACGTGCGTGAGACCCTCGGCGAGGTGGTCAGCGCCCACGGGCTGCGCCAGTTCCACGTCGCCGAGACCGAGAAGTACGCGCACGTGACCTACTTCATCAACGGCGGCCGCGAGGAGCCGTTCTCGGGCGAGGAGCGGAGGCTGGTGCCCTCGCCCAGGGTGGCCACCTACGACAGCAGCCCGGCGATGAGCGCGGATGCGGTGACCGAGGTGGTGCTCGACCGGATTCGCGCCGGCGACGACGCCCTGATCGTGGTCAACTATGCAAATCCCGACATGGTCGGTCACACCGGCGACCTCGCCGCCACCGTCACCGCGGTGGAGGTGGTGGACCGGTGCCTCGGGAGCATCGCCGATGCCGTGCTCGCCGCCGGCGGGTCGATGCTGATCACCGCCGACCACGGCAACGCCGAGCAGAAGATCGACGCCCGCGACGGCTCGCCGCTGACCGCGCACACCACCAGCCCGGTCCCCGTGATCCTCTGCGGCGACGGCGCCACCCGGCTGCGACCGGGTGGCGGGCTCGCCGACGTGGCCCCCACGGTGCTGGGCGTGCTCGGGCTGCCGGTGCCCGTGGCGATGACGGGGCGTGACCTCCGCGACACCGCCACCGACCTGTGACCCCGCCGTCCGCAAGATGCGGGCGCGGCGGTCGTTCCCCCATACGGGTTCGTCCCACTCGCAGCTGGGTGTTGTTCTCTGGGGGTCGGTCTCGTGGCTGCAGGTCGCGGTCATCGTGGTGTGCTGCTGCGCGCAGCGGCGGGGGTGGTCACCGCCCTCGCACTGGTCGGCGCGGCGCGGCCCTTCGTCGCCCTGAGCGCGCCCGCCGGCTCGGTGCCCTCCTTCAGCGTCGACACCGTGTCGAAGGGCGCGGAGGTCACCTGGACCACGATCGACCCGCTGACGACACCGATCGACGCGGCGGTGGTGCAGGACGGCTCGGCGAGGTGCTTCGGCGGGAGCAACAACGGCAACGGCTGCTTCGAGCACATCAGCTCGATGGTCGACCGCCACCATGCCGCCGCCGGCTTCACCGCGAACTACAACAACGGGGACGACATCCTCGGCCTCGCGGTGGTCGACCATCACGCCTGGGCCCCCGCCGACCCGCACACCACCTCGCTGTGCGTCGGCGACGCCATCACCGGGGCGACCCGGCCGACGGTGACGATCATGAAGGGCGCCGACGCCACCCGCTGCCGCACCGCGGTCTCCGGCGAGCGGGTGGTGGCCGACGGGCAGGTGAGCATCGAGGGGATGGCCGACGACGGCCGGAAGGGCGCCTTCTGGTGGAGCGTCGAGCACAACTCGGCGGTGCAGCGCACCGTCGTCGGGCTCAAGCAGGACGGCACCCTCATGGTCGCCGTGGTGTCCGCCAGGAAGAGCAAGGACCGCAACGGCATGACCGTGCCGCAGACGGCGCGGTGGCTCATCGACCACGGGGTGGTCAACGCCATCGCCCTCGACGGCGGCCACCAGGCCGAGGCGTACGTCGACGGACAGGGCTCGATCGTCCCGCTGCAGGCCGGCGAGCCGGAGGTGCAGGTCAGCCTGCTCCTCGGCCACACCGTCCCGGTGACCCCGGCGCCGCCGGTGCCCGCGCCCCCGGCGCCGGCCCCCGCGCCCGCGGTCACGGTGCCCTCGCTCTCAGCGCTGATCCCCACATCGGCCCCGCACCCCGCCGTCGCACGGCGCGGCCCGGTCCCGGGCACCGGCGTGCTCGGCAGCGTGGTGCTGCCCCGGCTGCCCGAGAGCGGCGCCCTTCCCGCGCCCGGCGGGGCGGCGGCTGCCGGGGGCGGACCGGGCGCGTTCTCGGGATCCGTGACCTCGGGCTCGGGCGGCGGCACCGCGTCGGCGGGGGCACCCGGCGGCCTCACCGCCTGGTAGCGACGAGGTCGAGCGTTCACGCCGAGCGTTCCCAGTCGGAGCGCATCGCGCCGAGCAGGGAGGCTGCCACCGGGGCGGAGTCGAGCCCGATGTCGAGCTCGTGGTTGCGCGCGAAGCCGCCGGCGGTCCAGTTGGCGCTGCCGAAGAGGACCCGGTGGCCGTCGGCGACCGCCGCCTTGGCGTGGAGCTTCTCGCCCGCGCCGCGGTAGAGGCGCACCTCGACACCGGCGGCGCGGAGCTGCTCGGCGGAGGCGTCGCTGGGCCGCTGCTCCGGGTCGAGCAGCAGGCGCACCCGCACTCCGCGTGCGTGCGCCCGCTCCAGCGCATGCACCACCGCGGTGTCGGTGAGGACGAAGAGCTCGAGGTCGAGGGTGGCACGCGCTCCCTCGACGAGCTCGAGGGCGAGCGGGTGGATGCCGGTGTCGGGAAGGGTGGTGGCGACCACCACCGCGGGGTCGACCGCCTCGGCGGGGACGGTGACGGCCCGCCCGGTGGTGGCCAGGTCGCGAAGGAAGACCCGCTCGAGGTTCAGCGCGGCGGGACCCCGCACCAGGGCGTCGAAGTCGTGGTTGCGATCCGACGAGCTGCCCCAGTTGATCCCCCCGACCACCGCCGCGTCGCCGCCGTCGACCACCAGGAGCTTGACGTGGTCGATCATCCTCCGTCGCACCGGATAGAGGGACACCGCGATCCCCGCGGCGCGGAGATGGATTGCGGCGGCCTCGCTCGACGGGACCGAGGGGTCGGTGATGAGGGTGACCTCGAGTCCCCGCCGGTGGGCGTCGACGAGGTCGGCGGCGAGGTCGGCGCGGCCGAGCTCGTAGACCTCGACGTCGACGCGGCGGCGGGCGCCCTCGATCAGCTTCCGGATGACCGGGAACGCGACCACGCCCCGGGCCAGGACGCTGACGGTGTCGCCCCCCACCGCCGCGGGTGGCGCCGCCGCGGTGGGATACGCGGCGGTGGTCGCGGCGGGCGCGTCGCGGGCGAGCCCGGGGGAGCAGCCGCAGAGGCCGGCGAGGAGGACCAGCAGAGCGGGGTGGGGGAGGCGGAGGCGGTGAATGAGTGCCATGTCGCGACAATACTACTCAGCAGTGGTAGAGTCAAAGCATGACCACGGGCGAGTTTGCAGGAGCGGGGTCGTGTCGCGGCTATACTTCCCCGGCGCGTCCCGCGGAGGTTCGGTTGGGTGAAGACGGTTCTTTCAGTTCTCCAGGTCATCCTGGCCGTTCTCGTCATGCTTGGCGTCTTGCTTCAGACTCCGAAGGCGAGTGGTCTGGGTGGGACGATCGGAGGCAGTGGGGATATCGGTGGCGGTTACCGTCGCCGTCGCGGCCTGGAACGGAGCCTCCTCCGGGTGACGGCGATCCTGATCGGCCTGTTCGTGGTCCTGTCGGCGATCAACACGTACGTCGGGTCTCACTAAGCCGGGGACGGCGCCGCGCCGTCCAGCTCGCGATCGTCGCCGGCGTCGCCGTGGTCGCCGCCGGCGGCACCATCGCCGCCTCCACCTCCGCCTTCCGACCGGCCGCGCAGGCCGACTATCGCGAGGCCGTGGTCGCCCCCCACCGGCCGCTCATCCTCGACCCGCTGTTCGGCCGCGACGACTCCGCCGTCCGCGACATCGGGCACCTCCTCTATCGCTCGCTGCTGCACCTTGGCCTCGACAGCCGCCCCACCGGCGACCTCGCCGCCACCTGGACGGTGAGCAGCGACGGCCACACCTACGCCTTCACCCTGCCCGCCGACCGGCGCTGGTCGGACGGCAGCGCGCTCACCGCTCGCGACGTCGCCGCCACGGTGTCGCTGGTGCAGTCGTCCGACTTCCCCGATTCCCAGCTCGCCGACGCCTGGAAG from Candidatus Dormiibacterota bacterium includes these protein-coding regions:
- a CDS encoding phosphodiester glycosidase family protein; the protein is MLLRAAAGVVTALALVGAARPFVALSAPAGSVPSFSVDTVSKGAEVTWTTIDPLTTPIDAAVVQDGSARCFGGSNNGNGCFEHISSMVDRHHAAAGFTANYNNGDDILGLAVVDHHAWAPADPHTTSLCVGDAITGATRPTVTIMKGADATRCRTAVSGERVVADGQVSIEGMADDGRKGAFWWSVEHNSAVQRTVVGLKQDGTLMVAVVSARKSKDRNGMTVPQTARWLIDHGVVNAIALDGGHQAEAYVDGQGSIVPLQAGEPEVQVSLLLGHTVPVTPAPPVPAPPAPAPAPAVTVPSLSALIPTSAPHPAVARRGPVPGTGVLGSVVLPRLPESGALPAPGGAAAAGGGPGAFSGSVTSGSGGGTASAGAPGGLTAW
- the secG gene encoding preprotein translocase subunit SecG encodes the protein MKTVLSVLQVILAVLVMLGVLLQTPKASGLGGTIGGSGDIGGGYRRRRGLERSLLRVTAILIGLFVVLSAINTYVGSH
- a CDS encoding phosphatidylserine/phosphatidylglycerophosphate/cardiolipin synthase family protein, giving the protein MALIHRLRLPHPALLVLLAGLCGCSPGLARDAPAATTAAYPTAAAPPAAVGGDTVSVLARGVVAFPVIRKLIEGARRRVDVEVYELGRADLAADLVDAHRRGLEVTLITDPSVPSSEAAAIHLRAAGIAVSLYPVRRRMIDHVKLLVVDGGDAAVVGGINWGSSSDRNHDFDALVRGPAALNLERVFLRDLATTGRAVTVPAEAVDPAVVVATTLPDTGIHPLALELVEGARATLDLELFVLTDTAVVHALERAHARGVRVRLLLDPEQRPSDASAEQLRAAGVEVRLYRGAGEKLHAKAAVADGHRVLFGSANWTAGGFARNHELDIGLDSAPVAASLLGAMRSDWERSA